From one Formosa sediminum genomic stretch:
- a CDS encoding M28 family metallopeptidase codes for MHLKFLFLLPSLLALYSCADLKDNNQSEHISDITSTQDSTLIMTYANTITTEDLKNHLEIYASDAFEGRATGTIGQKKASEYLKQYYISQDIPSPINDSVYFQHIPESYLPKNTNASENVLAFIEGSEKPEEVLIISAHLDHVGINDGEIYNGADDDGSGTVAILEIAQAFKQAALDGHKPKRSILFLHVTAEEIGLYGSKYYSEHPIFPLKNTITNLNIDMIGRVDDKHLNQPNYVYLIGSDRLSDDLHNISEKVNTTYFNLELDYTFNDPDDENRFYYRSDHYNFAKHNIPVIFYFNGTHADYHKATDTVDKINFSMLQKRAQLVFTTAWELANRENRPALNDDIKPVD; via the coding sequence ATGCATCTAAAATTCCTCTTTCTTTTACCCTCCTTACTTGCACTCTATTCTTGTGCAGATTTAAAAGATAATAATCAATCAGAACATATTTCAGATATAACATCTACACAAGATAGTACGCTTATAATGACGTATGCCAATACAATTACTACTGAAGATTTAAAAAATCATTTAGAAATATATGCTTCAGATGCATTTGAAGGGCGTGCTACTGGAACTATCGGACAAAAAAAAGCTAGCGAATATTTAAAACAATATTATATAAGTCAAGACATTCCATCACCTATAAACGATTCGGTATACTTTCAACACATTCCAGAATCTTATCTGCCTAAAAACACAAATGCCTCAGAAAATGTATTGGCTTTTATTGAAGGCTCAGAGAAACCTGAAGAAGTTTTAATTATCTCTGCTCATTTAGATCATGTAGGAATTAATGATGGCGAAATATATAATGGTGCAGACGATGATGGCTCCGGAACAGTTGCCATACTAGAAATTGCTCAAGCTTTTAAACAAGCAGCTTTAGATGGACATAAACCCAAACGAAGTATTTTATTCTTACATGTTACCGCCGAAGAAATTGGACTATATGGCTCTAAATATTACTCTGAACACCCAATTTTTCCTTTAAAAAACACCATTACCAATTTAAATATAGATATGATTGGACGTGTAGATGATAAACATCTTAACCAACCAAATTATGTATACCTAATTGGTTCCGATCGTTTAAGTGACGATCTTCATAATATATCTGAAAAAGTAAATACTACATATTTTAATTTAGAATTAGACTACACGTTTAATGATCCTGACGACGAAAACAGATTTTACTACAGATCAGACCACTACAACTTTGCCAAACATAATATTCCTGTAATTTTCTATTTTAACGGTACTCATGCAGATTATCATAAAGCGACAGATACCGTAGATAAAATTAATTTCTCGATGCTCCAAAAACGTGCACAACTAGTTTTTACTACGGCTTGGGAATTAGCTAATAGAGAAAATCGTCCCGCTTTAAATGATGATATAAAACCTGTAGATTAA
- a CDS encoding M28 family peptidase encodes MKKPFMLASIAAIALSCGSSQDTTSTQQNIAIPKDVNFYAEGITAAELKSDLMQYASDEFEGRETGQPGQKKAVEFLKQRYIDLGIPAAKTDGNYFQEVPLEVIKTPEVTLKVNNTNFELISDFVSILPSQSGTINTTDMTYVGYGIETETYSDYTGLDLKGKVVLFKAGEPQKEDGTYLLSGTKEASKWSNFRQEFALKRDIARAKGAKAVLFYAPEIYNIAANRYGKSRGRMSLQTNEETLFYFIINTKLAETILPSIAKDTHQQNIQTKFNLEYKKISENFNSENVAAFIKGTEKPNEVIVVSAHLDHEGIKNGEVYNGADDDGSGTVALLELAEAFKAAKTEGQGPKRSILFLHVTGEEKGLLGSSYYADYDPIIPLDETMVDLNIDMIGRTDPNRKSDNRNYIYLIGSDKLSTELHTISEDVNKSCCNIELDYTFNDDNDPNRFYYRSDHYNFAKNNIPVIFYFNGTHADYHKPTDTPDKIQYDLLENRTRLVFYTAWELANREHKIIADKASN; translated from the coding sequence ATGAAAAAACCTTTTATGCTTGCAAGTATTGCCGCAATTGCACTTAGCTGCGGTAGCTCTCAAGACACAACTTCTACGCAACAAAATATTGCAATACCTAAAGATGTTAATTTTTATGCTGAAGGCATTACTGCTGCCGAACTAAAATCAGATTTAATGCAATACGCATCTGATGAATTTGAAGGCCGTGAAACGGGGCAACCTGGTCAGAAAAAAGCTGTAGAATTTTTAAAACAACGTTATATAGATCTAGGTATTCCTGCTGCAAAAACAGATGGCAATTATTTTCAAGAAGTACCTCTAGAGGTTATTAAAACACCAGAAGTAACATTAAAAGTAAATAATACAAACTTTGAATTAATTTCAGATTTTGTATCTATTTTACCAAGTCAATCTGGAACTATCAACACCACAGATATGACCTATGTAGGCTACGGCATCGAAACCGAAACTTATTCTGATTATACCGGATTAGATCTTAAAGGAAAAGTAGTTTTGTTTAAAGCCGGTGAGCCCCAAAAGGAAGATGGAACTTATCTATTAAGCGGTACAAAAGAGGCTAGCAAATGGTCTAATTTTAGACAAGAGTTTGCATTAAAAAGAGATATTGCCAGAGCAAAAGGTGCAAAAGCAGTATTATTTTATGCACCAGAAATTTACAATATAGCTGCTAACAGATATGGAAAATCTAGAGGCAGAATGAGTTTACAAACTAATGAAGAAACTTTATTTTATTTTATTATAAACACCAAATTAGCCGAAACTATTTTACCTAGTATTGCTAAAGATACCCACCAGCAAAACATACAAACAAAGTTTAATTTAGAATACAAAAAAATTAGTGAAAATTTTAATTCTGAAAACGTAGCTGCATTTATTAAAGGTACAGAAAAGCCTAATGAAGTTATTGTAGTTTCTGCACACTTAGACCATGAAGGCATTAAGAATGGAGAAGTTTATAACGGAGCAGACGATGACGGCTCAGGAACGGTGGCCTTATTAGAACTTGCAGAAGCGTTTAAAGCTGCTAAAACCGAAGGTCAAGGTCCAAAACGATCAATTTTGTTTTTACATGTTACCGGAGAAGAAAAAGGATTGTTAGGTTCAAGCTATTATGCAGATTACGATCCTATTATTCCTTTAGACGAAACAATGGTTGATTTAAATATTGATATGATTGGTAGAACAGATCCCAATCGTAAAAGTGACAACAGAAATTACATATATTTAATTGGAAGTGACAAACTAAGCACAGAATTACACACTATATCTGAAGATGTAAACAAGTCTTGTTGTAATATTGAACTAGACTATACATTTAACGATGATAACGACCCTAATCGTTTCTATTACCGTTCAGACCATTACAATTTTGCAAAGAATAATATTCCGGTGATTTTTTACTTTAACGGAACCCACGCTGATTACCACAAACCAACAGACACTCCTGATAAAATTCAGTATGATTTGTTAGAAAACAGAACCCGATTGGTATTTTATACCGCTTGGGAATTAGCTAATCGTGAACATAAAATTATTGCAGATAAAGCTTCTAATTAA
- a CDS encoding protein-disulfide reductase DsbD domain-containing protein, with product MKKILLLFVLIVSGTVNSQILEPVKWNTSVNKISETEYELIATASIDKGWHLYSQNVPENGPIPTTFTFKGDKNYLKKGNTQEEEGHIIDDPVFEMKIKFFEDKANFKQRIKVRGDVPFKVNGVVEFMVCDDSRCLPPTEIELEFDIK from the coding sequence ATGAAAAAAATACTTTTACTTTTTGTTTTAATTGTATCAGGAACTGTAAACTCTCAAATCTTAGAACCTGTAAAATGGAACACATCTGTAAATAAAATTTCTGAAACAGAATATGAATTAATTGCTACAGCTAGTATAGATAAAGGGTGGCATTTATATTCACAAAATGTGCCAGAAAATGGCCCTATACCTACAACATTTACCTTTAAAGGGGATAAAAATTATTTAAAAAAAGGGAATACTCAAGAAGAGGAAGGACATATTATTGATGATCCTGTTTTTGAAATGAAAATTAAATTTTTTGAAGATAAAGCGAACTTTAAACAACGAATTAAAGTTAGAGGCGATGTTCCATTTAAAGTAAATGGAGTTGTAGAGTTTATGGTTTGCGACGATTCAAGATGTTTACCTCCAACAGAAATAGAACTTGAGTTTGATATAAAATAA
- a CDS encoding porin family protein, translating to MKKITFLVLTILATTTSFAQFDLFGVRAGMNISNLDYDSEVPSGNAHRNGFVVGFTAQYGITDKFSLAPEIQFSAEGAKKESLRLDYLNLPVFAKYAITEQLSVGLGPQLGLKVHEYEDGFNNLMFSGVAGVEYVFFDDFYVDVRYVYGVTNVYDDEQVLEAKNSNIQIGLGIKIF from the coding sequence ATGAAAAAAATTACCTTTTTAGTTTTAACTATATTAGCAACAACTACTAGTTTTGCTCAATTTGATTTATTCGGGGTAAGAGCCGGAATGAATATCTCTAATTTAGATTACGATTCTGAAGTTCCTTCAGGTAACGCTCATAGAAATGGCTTTGTAGTTGGATTTACAGCACAATACGGTATTACAGATAAATTTTCTTTAGCTCCAGAAATCCAGTTTTCAGCAGAAGGTGCTAAAAAAGAATCGCTTAGGTTAGATTATTTAAACCTTCCTGTTTTTGCTAAATATGCAATTACGGAACAATTATCTGTAGGTTTAGGACCACAATTAGGGCTTAAGGTACACGAATATGAAGATGGTTTTAACAATTTAATGTTTTCGGGGGTTGCAGGTGTAGAATACGTCTTTTTTGATGATTTTTATGTGGATGTAAGATATGTTTATGGGGTAACAAATGTGTATGATGATGAACAGGTTTTAGAAGCTAAAAATAGCAATATACAAATTGGGTTAGGTATAAAGATATTTTAA
- a CDS encoding Ppx/GppA phosphatase family protein — MLTIKKYAAIDIGSNAVRLLIANIIEEEGKPTKFKKSSLVRVPIRLGADVFLEQRISENNIKRMIDTMHAFKLLMKSHNVEKYKACATSAMREAKNGPEVVKSIQDKSDINIDIIEGDEEAAIIAATDLNAYINPNKTYLYVDVGGGSTEFTVIDHGKTEISRSFKIGTVRLLNDMVKRETWNELENWIKTHTTKYDKIDLIGSGGNINKIFKISGKAVGKPLTFFYLTSYYNILQSYSYEERITELDLNQDRADVIIPAARIYLSAMKWSGAKDLYVPKIGLSDGIIKSLYYETVSSKKLV, encoded by the coding sequence ATGCTTACAATAAAAAAATATGCAGCAATCGATATAGGATCTAATGCCGTAAGATTATTAATTGCTAATATTATTGAAGAAGAAGGAAAACCAACAAAGTTTAAAAAAAGTTCTCTAGTACGTGTGCCTATTCGATTAGGAGCAGATGTTTTTTTAGAACAACGAATTTCTGAAAATAATATTAAACGTATGATAGATACTATGCATGCGTTTAAATTATTAATGAAATCTCATAATGTAGAAAAATATAAAGCCTGTGCAACTTCTGCAATGCGTGAAGCTAAAAATGGACCAGAGGTTGTTAAAAGCATACAAGATAAATCGGATATTAATATAGATATTATTGAAGGTGATGAAGAAGCTGCAATTATTGCAGCCACAGATTTAAATGCCTATATAAATCCAAATAAAACCTATCTATATGTAGATGTTGGTGGTGGAAGTACAGAATTTACTGTAATAGATCACGGAAAAACAGAAATATCTAGGTCTTTTAAAATAGGTACAGTTAGATTGCTAAACGATATGGTAAAACGAGAGACTTGGAATGAACTTGAAAATTGGATTAAGACGCATACTACAAAGTATGATAAAATCGATTTAATAGGTTCTGGAGGAAATATTAATAAAATATTTAAGATTTCAGGAAAAGCAGTAGGAAAGCCGTTAACATTTTTTTATTTAACGTCGTATTATAATATTTTACAATCCTATTCTTACGAAGAACGTATTACTGAGTTAGATTTAAATCAAGATAGAGCAGATGTTATTATTCCTGCTGCTCGAATTTATTTATCTGCTATGAAGTGGAGTGGAGCAAAGGATTTATATGTTCCAAAAATAGGATTAAGTGACGGTATTATAAAAAGTTTATATTATGAAACCGTTTCAAGTAAAAAATTAGTATAG
- the ppk1 gene encoding polyphosphate kinase 1, producing MIKIERANNIYINREISWLQFNARVLQEAEDKNVPLIERLRFLGIFSNNLDEFFKVRYATVKRIDQAGKAGKSELGGIKAGELLEIITKIVIEQQAESLEILNNIHNNLKKENIFIINENQISPSQHQFIKQYFIQKISPALVTIILNDLVKLPLLKDSAAYLAVNMHMNTGEHQYALIEISKNMDRFVVLPREDNKDYIIMLDDLLRYCLDDIFNIFDYKSISAHMIKITRDGELDFESDLSKSFIDKLSDSVKHRQIGEPVRFVYDKQIEKETLDYLLKKMNIEPSDSIIPGGRYHNRRDYMGFPSLGRTDLLYDKIEPLPVKGLSLEQSIFPLIAKKDYLLYAPYHTFSYVVKFLREAALDPQVKTIKITIYRLAQISDIASSLINAAKNGKRVTVSIELQARFDEQANIAYAEQMEIEGINLIFGVQGLKVHSKMCVIEREENKKIKRYGIISTGNFNESTAKIYTDYTLFTANQKILKDINKVFSFFETNYLIFRYKHIITSPHYTQKALFKLIDAEIVNVKLGKPASIKLKMNSISSYKMVDKLYEASRAGVKIQMIVRGLCCLVPGIEGMSENIEVISIVDKFLEHTRLYVFGNGGNPKIFISSADWMTRNIENRVEVTCPIYDEEIKQELLDTFNICWSDNVKARILNLAQNNEHKKNKKTKVRSQFATYEYYLNKLKN from the coding sequence ATGATTAAAATCGAAAGAGCTAATAACATATATATTAATAGAGAAATTAGTTGGCTTCAGTTTAACGCAAGAGTGCTTCAAGAAGCTGAAGATAAAAACGTACCCCTAATCGAGCGTTTACGTTTTTTAGGTATATTTTCAAATAATTTAGACGAATTCTTTAAAGTACGTTATGCCACAGTAAAGCGTATTGATCAAGCAGGTAAAGCAGGTAAAAGTGAATTGGGAGGTATTAAAGCAGGTGAACTTCTAGAAATTATTACAAAAATTGTAATAGAGCAACAAGCAGAAAGTTTAGAAATACTTAATAATATTCATAATAATTTAAAAAAAGAAAATATTTTTATTATTAATGAAAATCAAATATCTCCTTCTCAACACCAATTTATAAAACAGTATTTTATACAGAAAATTAGTCCTGCTTTAGTGACTATTATTTTGAATGATTTAGTAAAACTCCCGCTATTAAAAGATAGTGCTGCTTATCTTGCCGTTAATATGCATATGAATACGGGTGAACACCAATATGCATTAATTGAAATTTCTAAAAACATGGATCGTTTTGTTGTGCTTCCAAGAGAAGACAATAAAGACTACATTATTATGTTAGACGACTTGTTGCGTTATTGTTTGGATGATATTTTTAATATTTTCGATTATAAATCCATTTCGGCTCATATGATTAAAATTACACGGGATGGTGAATTGGATTTTGAAAGCGATTTAAGTAAAAGTTTTATAGATAAACTATCAGATAGTGTCAAACACAGACAAATAGGTGAACCAGTAAGATTTGTATACGATAAACAGATAGAAAAAGAGACCCTAGATTATTTGTTGAAAAAAATGAATATAGAACCATCAGATAGTATAATTCCTGGTGGACGTTATCATAACCGACGTGATTATATGGGGTTTCCAAGTTTAGGTCGTACCGATTTACTTTACGATAAAATTGAACCTTTACCTGTAAAAGGATTAAGTTTAGAACAAAGTATATTTCCGCTAATTGCTAAAAAGGATTATTTGCTTTATGCTCCTTATCATACATTCTCTTATGTTGTTAAATTTTTAAGGGAAGCGGCATTAGATCCGCAGGTTAAAACCATTAAAATAACTATTTATAGACTGGCTCAAATTTCGGATATTGCAAGTTCATTAATTAATGCTGCTAAAAATGGTAAACGCGTAACCGTTTCAATAGAGTTGCAAGCACGTTTTGATGAGCAAGCAAATATTGCTTACGCAGAACAAATGGAAATTGAAGGAATAAATTTAATTTTTGGCGTTCAAGGACTAAAAGTTCACAGTAAAATGTGTGTGATTGAACGCGAAGAAAATAAAAAAATAAAACGTTACGGTATTATAAGTACGGGGAATTTTAACGAATCTACAGCTAAAATATATACAGACTATACATTATTTACAGCCAATCAAAAAATTCTTAAAGATATTAACAAAGTTTTTAGTTTTTTTGAAACAAATTATTTAATATTCAGATATAAACATATCATTACCTCCCCACATTATACACAAAAAGCATTATTTAAATTAATAGATGCAGAAATTGTTAATGTTAAACTAGGTAAACCTGCAAGTATAAAACTAAAGATGAATAGTATATCTAGCTATAAAATGGTAGATAAATTATATGAAGCAAGTAGAGCTGGAGTAAAAATACAGATGATAGTTAGAGGACTGTGTTGTTTGGTACCTGGGATTGAAGGTATGAGTGAAAATATTGAAGTAATAAGTATAGTCGATAAGTTTTTAGAACATACTAGACTTTACGTCTTTGGTAATGGCGGAAATCCTAAAATTTTTATTTCTTCGGCAGATTGGATGACAAGAAATATTGAAAATAGAGTAGAAGTAACTTGCCCAATTTATGATGAAGAAATTAAACAAGAACTGTTAGATACTTTTAATATTTGTTGGAGTGATAATGTTAAAGCAAGAATTTTAAACTTAGCTCAAAATAACGAACATAAAAAAAACAAAAAAACAAAAGTTAGATCGCAATTTGCAACCTACGAATACTATCTAAATAAGTTAAAAAATTAA
- a CDS encoding SixA phosphatase family protein encodes MKTIILVRHGKSSWKQDVDDMFRPLKPVGSSNTIKVSDHFKSKTKITLKNVFTSPAKRALDTCVIFVNNFVDNFVDKSSVNIEVVKDLYDFNGEKLVLFIKNLSDNMDTVFLFGHNNAFTNFVNSYGDKFVDNVPTSGLVVLEFNIDRWCDLAPGHLKLKLFPKALK; translated from the coding sequence ATGAAAACAATAATATTAGTTAGGCATGGAAAATCATCTTGGAAACAGGATGTAGATGATATGTTTAGGCCCTTAAAACCAGTAGGTTCTTCTAATACAATCAAAGTTAGCGATCATTTTAAGAGTAAAACAAAAATTACTCTAAAAAATGTGTTTACAAGTCCTGCAAAACGGGCATTAGATACGTGTGTTATTTTTGTTAATAACTTTGTTGATAACTTTGTTGATAAGTCAAGTGTTAATATAGAGGTTGTTAAAGATCTTTATGATTTTAATGGAGAAAAACTTGTGTTATTTATTAAAAATTTGTCTGATAATATGGATACAGTTTTTTTATTTGGACATAATAATGCCTTTACCAATTTTGTAAATAGTTATGGAGATAAATTCGTAGATAATGTTCCAACTAGCGGTTTGGTAGTTTTAGAATTTAATATTGATAGGTGGTGTGATTTAGCTCCGGGACACTTAAAATTAAAGTTATTTCCTAAGGCGTTAAAATAA